The Anabas testudineus chromosome 5, fAnaTes1.2, whole genome shotgun sequence region CGCAGACATCATCAGCTGCTCCGGCCTGGATCTAGAGCAGGTCCCCGGAGAAATGCCCATTTCCGCTGTCACTCTGGATCTCAGCCACAACCGGATTGATCAGTTAAAGGGGGGTGCGTTTGAAGGACTTTACAGATTGGAGACATTACGGTTAGCACACAACCGGTTGGCTACCATTGACATGGGGGCATTTCAAAACACCTCCGGGGCACTGCTACAACACCTGGACCTGTCGTCCAATCAGCTTCATGCTTTGAAGCCACACTATTTCCAAGATTTGCCTGGACTGGAGGAACTGCTGTTATTTAACAACCGCATCGTACAGGTGGAGAGCAGAGCCTTGGCTGGACTGGGAAACCTACGAAAGGCCTACCTAAGTCACAACCGTCTTACTCACTTCCCCTTCTTCTCCATCCAAGAGCACAGTCACCCTCACCTCAGCATGCTGGACCTGTCCTCAAACCGCCTGCTCAAACTCCCCCTGGAGGATATTTCAAACTTACCCACTTTAGTACAGAGAGGACTCTACCTTCACAACAACTCCCTAGAGTGTGAGTGCTCAATGTACACACTCTTCAGACACTGGGAACAGAGGGGCTACGCCTCAGTGAGTGACTTCAGACAAGAGCACACCTGTCGGGTCTATGGGATTCAGAAAGGTACTGTGCGCTTCTTTCAGCATGCACGCTACTTTGAAAAATGCAACTCGACAGGAATGAGCGAGCAGCTGAGAGAGCAGGAGAGTAGCGTTTCAGTGAAGGCAGGGAAGGCattgctgctgcactgtgtgacCACTCTCACCAGCCACAGTGTCACTTTTCTCTGGGTGTCACCAAATCAGGAGTATGTGGCGCCGCCAGGGAACAATGGGTCTTTAAAGATGTTCACTAACGGCAGCTTGGAGATCGTGGCAGCACGTGAAGAGGACTCTGGTGTCTACTGGTGTATGGCTCtggaccagcagcagcagcgtaACGAGACCCGGGAGGTCAATGTGACTGTGGTGCTGCACCATGACAGCGAGCCTCATGAGTCGTTCAACACCGGGTTCACTACACTGCTGGGCTGTGTGGTAAGCCTGGTGCTGGTCCTTATGTACCTCTACCTGACGCCCTGCCGCTGCCCTCCCTGTCCCAAGGCCCCGACTTCGGCCACAGCCACCGCAAGTCTTGGGAACGAGACTGGGCTGGGGAGCGCCCAGTCCTCCATCCTCAGCCCGACCCCTCCAGCAACCACTGAGGGCCCGGGCCGTAAGGTCAGTACCAACAAGCATGTGGTCTTTCTGgagccaatcagagagcagcagaaTGGCAGACTCAGGGCAGGGCCGGGAACTGGGGCGGTGCATGGACACCTGGGTACAGGTTTACTGCTAGGGCCAGAGCAGCACCCAAAGATCCACAATCAGTTGCCGCACAGGGTGGGAGAAACAGACTCCATCCTGTTGTCAGACACAGCCATCACGTTACCATAGCAACGGGACAAACCACAAGGGGCACTGTCTGGCACCATCACCACCATTTCCTCACCCGATTCCTCCtcaccacctccctctgcaccCTGTGTCCCACCTGTGCAGAGAAGTAATCCAGTAGATGTCTGTAGAGATTCTCAGTCACAcaggtcatggttatcccaGAGGTGCTGCTCAGTGAATACTGGACCTTCATTGGTTCTGGCGACTGGTTTCATGAGACCACAGCATTTAAAAGCCTGGGGCCCCGAACCAGACCTAGACCTGATCAAGACATTTGGATGATAAGTTAAACATAACAAAGTCCAGTTGCTCCTGAACAGTCCGTGTGGGACAGAAATCCAGAACTGACCAAGAGCTTTTCAAACCTTCTCTGCTCTGAGGCTGTTCAACTGCCTAATAAAACAGATCAAGTGCAATTCTCAAAGATTGAAAACTGTTAACCAAATTACTAGACAGCCTGCCCACTAAGCCCTACAGCCATGAACCAATGCACTGTGACAGGGTGGGCTCTCTCAGATGTACAGGGTTGGAATGGTGCAGGACAGAAAAGAGCAAACCAAGATGTAGGCAGGACTGTGCAGCTATCAGATCTACAACAGaccaaagacagacagacagagaactTGTGAGAGAGCTGTGAAAACTCTCTTCTCTCAAGTCTGAGAGGTGTTTCAGATGAggtttaaagagaaaaaggatGTCAGGAATGCAGGAGGTGGAGAGTGTGATCCTACGACCACGCTGAGCATGGACTGCTACTGAGAACCAAGTGCAATAGGCTCTCCCTTTAAGCACGGCTTGTacctttaataaacatttgctACAGATGCCTTCTAGTCTCACACAGAGATGTATAATGCAGAAAAGATCTTTTCGTAGAGCTTTTTAGCattcctgttttgttcttccCCCAGAGTCGGTGTGTCAGCTGATTAGAGCCAAATAAATCTGCATAGTGTAGCTCTGTCAAAATGTGAAATGCTTTAGAGTAGACATGCTAGAGATGAAGAGCTTTTAGcaagtaaaaatagaaacttTGATTCTGAACTCCTGtacccacccccaccccccctccaaTCCTTGCTCCCCATCTCCCCTGGAACTTGATTACTGTCATCATCAGTCAGAACAGAAGTCGAGCATCAGGAAAACAAAAgggaaataaattaattaaataccTCTGAACCATCGACTGAAATTATTTATGGAGCAGGAGCAGAACCATTGTTCAGGGAGACAGTGGAACTTTTTAAAGGTTTATCAATAAGcgttttatttctcactttgtctggaaaataaatgtgaaaatgaatctgtgacaaagaaaagatttgtcTTCGTGTGGTGACTGACAATGACAATCAGGGCAGttggtgtttttattgtctTCACTGTATTCACTGcatcttcctccccctcctggCACggcctccctctcctcctcatctcctgtcctctgtgtgttaATAAACCTCTGTATCTGGACTGTTCAGGTGAACGTCTGCCTTCTTATTGTGACTCAGACAAGAATTCTGCTGCATAATAATGTGaccagtatgtttgtgtgtgcatgtgtccacCTGCACCACTACAGTCTCCACATATTCAACCAGGTGAAGAATCACAGTTTCCATCTCGTTCAACCTCGACTGTTTAAtcatcacaacaacaaatgcagtttgATCTGTTTTCTTGGTGAAGAAGCTAGAGCTAAAAGCACCGAGATACTCAGTTGTTCTGTCTGTGGTAAACAAGTTCTGTCGTTGAGgttttaaaagagaaactgcTGCAAATCAGACGTAGGCCGACAATATGATGCTGAATAGTCCAGGAAGGATTTAAGGGACTTGTCACAGGAGAGTAGCAGCTTACTACAGCATAAAAACCAGACTCCAAAATAAATTGGGCAGGAATAAATACACTGACATGGACTTCCAACCAGTAACACTTCTGCTGTTCAATTTTTACAATCTGAGATTCATGTCTATATGTGAGAGTTCAGCTGGGACCCCAATACACTGGAGataaattactttttgtttgtgtccagcAGTGTAAGAATATCTGCAATATTTACTGCTGTGGACAGATCCTAAACCAGAACAATTAAAGACAGCAAATAACCTAAAccaaaacatttagatttaaggTCGTCAAACTGAACCAACCTCATTCTATTTTCTGATCAAATCAACGTAAATCTTTTTATTACAGTTGAGTTGAAGACTCCAGAAGAAATTAACATTGATCAGTAGTGTTTGACTTACTAAGGTTCAGGTCCTACtatctactactactacctactactaataaagtaataaacacGTAGAGTCCAGGACCAGTGAGTGAGTCGAGGGTGAGGTGCTACGACAGGAGGTTGTAAGagataaaaagacataaaagaaggaaaagcagcAGAGGTGATGATGTTTCCagaaactacagacacacagcagcagctcagtcagTCACAGATCAGCACTGGAAACATCAACACCTCTGTGTTTGCTGATATTTCTGCCACATCACAACCAGCACCGACCCGTCACTgctgtctccatctctttcatCATCACACTCCTGCAGAGCCACAACTCTCACTGCACTATGAGGTTCCGGTgctgccccccaccccccaaacaGACCATTTCAGTACCGCGATGGGGGAATGAGACAAAGGCTGCTTCGTCCTGCCTCATTTCAGAGCTGAACGTGCAGAAGGAGTCGATCCTTCTCCAGGCACGACACCGATATTCTTACCAAGCTTCTATCTGGAAATTCTCCATTTTCCAGTAATAAACTCATCTCGTCTGGTTATGGAAATTTTTTACTggcaacaaacacagagaaactagAAGAGCATTTCACAATATGAGGCATTTATTTCCTGGGGATCGATAATAGAAGTCTGTGGTGTTTCTGCTAAAGATTCATATAGCAAGAATAATATTGTCCACAGATGTTTGTTCTCCAGCTCAGTTCTGGTCACATCAGTCTCAACACTTCACTGTGAGTTTTAGCAGTTACTTAGGGCAGGAACATCAAACTGCAACGCCAACTGATACAGAGTTAAACGGTGTCTGGAAATGTCGTACTGCACTTTCATTCCAACGCCACTTTCTAGTAACAGCTGGTTCTGGGAGTTTTCCACATATTAGCAATTAGCAaggaaataacaaaaatgaGATGAGGTTTATGACAATGAACTGATAACATGGTCTGGTTTAACATTGGTCATTTAGTTTTGGGTTTCTGGTTCCTCGGTGTCTGCTCATCTTTAGAACGACTTTGTTTAAGCTAGTTGTACCTATTCAACAGCCAGGAGAATTAGGACATTTAGCATTAAGAGTCAATAACGTCACCATGAGAATGAAAGTGTGTTTAGTTGCAGTGAGAAGTTCTGGTCTTGGTTTCTATCTCTGTCTGGTCTGGTTCCAAGGGTAGCAGGGACTTCTCACAACTGATGAAGTAGTCACAATTAAAACTTATAAGCTCATAAGCATTTTTCTGGAAATGATAAACGTGAGTTGAACAAGTTTCTATCCTCCACCATGACAGGTGGGCAGGATCCTATAAAGCCAGTCTACAAACCAAACCACACGTATGTTCTGAGTTAGCTGGTCTGTGATTTTCATTTCTGGCCCcagtgacaacaaaacaaaagagaacatCCGTGTCccacaacacaacatgagatTCTCCAAAATTGTGCAGTCTGCTGTTGGCGTGTTTGTAGAACGCAGCCGTAAAACCTGCTCAGTGAAGGTCGGAGCTACGTCACTGTAACTCTGTAACTTTCTCTGTGATCCATCATTTCAGCTCAGCTGCTACAATAACCTGCTTCTATCTGATCTGAATTTCCTAACTTGACCGTTAGGAAGTTCTGATTTTATCAGAGTTCGGGAACAGCTGCACATTAACCCGTCACGTCTCCTGCTCTAACAAGGAGAAAAATGTGGAACAAAGGACAAGCACAGTTTGTACACCGATTTACTAAATCTAATTCTAGAGCCGCTGGAGTCTTGATGACTGTCAGGCGACACCCAGCTCAGTCTCAGCACGTCGGCTGTGATGCAGTTCTGTTGTTGAAGGGAGATGAAGAAGCTGAGATGTTTTGTTCTCAAGTAGTTTGAGACTGTGCTCCTGTAAAACATCAAGGTTTTGTACTGTGATTAACAGTAACATATTCTGGCTCGACAAAGAACCGTAATAATTATAGAATGTTTGTGACGCTGTAAACCACGTGTTTATTATAGTAACTGTGACATTAAACCAGCATCTCCTCACTAAACCTAACCTCGACGTGAGGAAACAATTGTATTTAAGTTGTTATCTCCGGTTAcgctgagctgtgtgtgtctgagcattGGGAGAGGACCGAGAATAAAATCTAAATGGGTAATGGACTGTGAGACGGAGGAAATGAGTCTGGCCCACATGGATTCTGCGCGCGTTTGTTAGCTGCAGAATTCTGGTGCGAAACAGGAAGATGAGCAGATAAACAGAGGGAGGAGATCAAGCACCAGGTCGACATTTCCCACTAAACTGCTGCAGCCTGCTTTCTTATCGCTCCATGGGTTTCAAATGTCAGCATCTATCTAATCACATGCTGCATTAAATCTATTCCAAACACATTTAGTGAAACGTCTCATGAAGGCAGAGGCTCACTTCAGACACTAAACAAACACGGTCCCCAACAGCATTGTAGTGTTCGAGTCCTAGTTAATGCTGCAGACCTCAGCTGAGTTCTGAAAGGTTTCTTACTACACAGAGACAGTCTGATATGAAGTCACAGTGAACACATGATGTTCATTGGGATCATCAGGCTGAGAACGCAGACACACTGTTAAGAGGTTTCTctcagatgaaaacacacagtagcgTAGAACAAACACATGATGTAATGTCACCGCCAGCGTCTGCTTCACCGAGTCCTGTTTGCATCATCACAGCCACAAACGTGTCTCCTGTTATGTAAGAGTCCAACACAACCTTtatatgcagacacacaaacaaagaagagCACGGATACGTAGCACAAACCCACCCCCCAGTATACATGGATCATTAATCTCCCCGTGGTCATTTCCTGTGTAGCCTTCATGCTATTATTCAAATCAACACGATATCGCTGCACATCACAAAAGATCCTGAGCAGCCATAAATTACCAGAGCAAAGTGCTGATCATTATGCAGACGGCAGAAGGTGGTTGAgacagggaagaagaaaaggcCATTATTGTGAAGTACGACAGCCCACACGGCAACGATGCCGAAGGACAGAGGTAGGAAGTAAAGAGGCGGAGGGAGGTGGAGCACTGCAGGTATTTCACACTTCATTAAGAAGGTCTGCATACATCAGTCAAATTATTTACAGCATGGAAAAACAGATATTCGAAGCTCATCTGTGTCCGAAACCACAGAAAACCACAGGTTACAGCTGGAGAACATCCCAACAATTAGTGATCCAGTGGTAGGTGTCTGCTCACGGCTGATTCAGCTGCTTCATCATTTTACTGGATGTAATCAAAAACTGAATGAGGCTCAAGAGAGTTGCTCTCAATACTTAGACACCCTAAAAACCTGCTTCCTTCCAACTGGACATTTCACTGAGAATCAGTGAAATGTGAGAATCACTCCAATCTGTGGACTATGGGAGAGattaaaagaggaaacacaaatgttcCATCAGTTTGGAGCAGAAACTGGCGCAGCGTCTGTATCTGTAAATACGCAGCAGTTAGCAGCCATCTCTGACATGGTTAGATCTATGGATCTATGGATGCTATCCCTCTTTTACCAGCTGCCCTGAAGAAACATGGGTGAAATGCTGTGAGCAGTTTGTGGATCTGAGAGCTGTAAAACCAGCCTGACTTGACAAACTGAAGAGCAATTAATTACTAATTTACATTCAGGGTGAGTTAAAGGATAAAATTACTAGTTAGTCAGAATGATTTCAACCAGATCCAAACAGAGATTCTGTGTAAAGACACAGGTAAGGGAAGATAATtcacatacagtggaaagaaaaactgtgaactttttggaatttcatggttttctgcataatttgtcataaaaagtcacaacaatacaaaaacacagtctgctgaaaataatagtacacaaacatattttttcatgtttttattgaacataacatgtaaacattcacagcgcatggtggaaaaagtatgtgaacctttggacttaataactggttgattTTTTGATTGAATTtcttgtatgctttgggtcattgtcctgttgcatcacccatcctctgtggtgtctagttggcggacagatggtctcacgttttcctgcaaaatgtcttgataaactctggaattaacttttccatcaatgacaacaaccCGTCCAGGCCCTAAGGCatcaaagcagccccaaaccatgatgctccctccaccatgttttacagtggggatgaggttttgatgttggtgtgctgtgcctttttttttctccacacatagtgttgtgtgttttttccaaacaactcaattttggtttcatctgtccacagaatattttaccAGTaatgctgtggaacatccaggtgctcttttgtaaacttcaaacgtgctgcgatattttttttggacagcaatgtcTTCCTCTGTGGTGGCCTCCCctgtactccattcttgtttgatgttttccttattgtagatgtgtcaacacaaatgttagcatgtaccagagatttctgtaagtctttagctgacactctaggattcttctttacctcattaagcattttgcgctgtgctcttgcagtcatctttacaggacgaccacgcccagggagagtagcaacagtgctgaactttctccatttgtaaacagtctgtcttaccgtggacagATGATTATCAAGGCTTTTGAAGATACTTCTTTAACCCTTTACAGATtaatgcaagtcaacaattcttgaaGTTAGTAGGTCTTCTGAGAGATCCTCTCTGCGAGGCATGGgtcacatcaggcagtgcttcttgaaaccagtaaacccaaaactggtgtgtgtttttaaagggcaggacagctttcagcaacacatccaatatcatcacactgattggactcaaggttggctcactcctggctccaattagctcttggagaagtcattaggctaggggttcacatactttttccaccctgcactgtgaatatttacatgttatgttcaataaaaacatgaaaacatataatgtttgtgcactaatattttaagcagactgtgttttttattgttgtgagttagataaagttcagagcacattttatgacaaattaatgcagtaaatcatgaaattccaaaaggttcacaaagtttttcttgccactgtaagaCAGAAGTTCAAACCCTGCTCACTTTCTCAGCTCAGTTCATAATAATCCTCATAGTCTAATACTGTACGTAACAGTTCTGTTGAATGTGATTTTGTTCACATTTGGTTATTCTTACATAGAATAGCAGATAATTTTCTGTCTCTACCATCTTTCTGTAACCTGAACCAGAAACTGTGACAATCCAAAGAGAacaagaaacataaaataaaagacgACAGACTTCACTGAAAGGAGAGGATGGTTTGCCTGCTACAGCCTCACAGAGGCAAGTTGGGAGGAACAAACCCAAATAAGACCTCTATAGAAACTAACATCCTATTAGTTGGTTGAATATTCTGCAGTAGTTTAAATGACTCAGTTGAAAGGGTTAAAGTGAGGCGAAGTAGACGATGTTCTCAAAGTGATGCACTAATGtgaaacagaggagcagagcacACGTTAAATATTTAAGAGGTGTTCCCTCATGCTCGGCTTCCACTTCCAAACCAGTCAGCGTTTGACAGAAACTcgtgaaacagaacaaaacggTTCTGTTTGCGACTTTATTGCATAGTTAATTAGATTTATGTCAGAGagtaatatgtgtttttaaaataagcaTAAAAATTATTCCAATTTCAATCCCTTCAACCCATCAACAGTAAAGATGTATAAATAGTTTATTGGTGTATGAACAGGAACTGGATTTCTAACTGGTTCCATTTGCCTTGTGGGCAACGCTACGTTTTGACATTTAGGAAGAAtgggaggaataaaaaaaagacatgaccTCTGGCTCCAGCTATGTCCCTGAGGAGGAGACAAGAGAAGCATCGTTTTAAAACCAACTACAGTAAAGTCTCTTCAGATCACCAGGTTCAGTCAGGAGAACAGCAAACACGGCAGCAGACTGAAGACTGTCCGATGATACAGCTCTGCTACAGAAGATGAAACTGACGAGTTGCCGTGAGCGACTGTAGCAAAAGTGCAGCTCCATACACAACACGCTTTTACAACAGGCGCGCCCTCCTCTTCTTTGATTACGTAACATTTGACTTATGGCAGAACATCTTTATgcttaaatcacattttcacctGGTTGTCCTTCATCGATACTGTTCTACCTCCTCACACAtactgtgcatgtttatttctgtaaaCACCAGCACAAAGGTAAAGCCTGACAGTCCAAGTGTGCAGTAAAACTTAATGACGTTCAGTACGGCATAAAGTCAAGAGCTGCACAGTCGACGTCCATCTGCTGAGAAAACTATTCAAACTATGACTGATTGAACTGCGACTCGAGCCATGTTTGGTTTTTCTCGACAAAATCCACATAAACAGACCAGATAAATATGTTTCTGCAGCCACGAGATGATTTGAGTGTGGAGAAGATGGAGGTCAGAAAAGGTAATGAGGAAGACTCACGCGGAACAATTACGAAAAGATGGTGGAGAGCTGACGCTGAGCAGCTGTTATTGTTGTCGTGTCTTAAATAAAGTCCCCGTCAGGTTCCAGCAGCTTGTTGtaagacaggaagacagaacaTGAAGATGTGAAGAAAGCTCCTTTTTTCCTTTGCGAGGAGTTAGTGCTGTATAACAGGTCAGTTCCAGGTCTGTAAATCCAGTCCCGTTCCTCCGTCTGTGTTCAGGAACCAAGCTGAAACTTGAGAAAATAGTTTTGTCCTGTAGTATTAAAACTTCACTCAGTTGGATCAGgagctatttttaaaaagcacagcaCTGTTTTCAATGATAACTAACAGACCTTAAACAACAAGTTTGAATTTTGCATGTTAAACATCCATGTCGACCACTAGTCTGTCGGCTGATgacctgctgtttttcttcctaCATTACTGGCACTTGTCAATAAGAAGACCTGCTCGATTTAAATTCTGgctaaaacatttcattcacaGTATATTCATGTTtcttacatttaacatttgcgGTTCTTGTTAAAACTCAAATCCTGTTTTGATGTTAAAGTGAGCAGTGATTTAAATTCTGACCTGAGCAGACAGAGTTTgtgaagttaataaaaaatgaagcacACTAATAAAAACCACGGGACAGAGAAACGACAAACCTGCTTTAAGAAAGATCTGATGCTGCTCTCTACTAAAACGCACCACATCAATTATTCATATACTCCACAGTGTAAATAAAGCAACGCAGAAACTGTGAACTTAAGACTTTCAGTTTGATCTTTAGTAGATACTGTTTTCTAAAACACGTGAGGATGATATGACTGAAACAAGAACAGCTTGTCCAGTCATGatgaaatgactgtgtgtgtgtgtgtgtgtgtgtttgtgtgtgtagagagaagGTGATTTAAGGAATTTCTGTTTTAatagttaaatgtatttataatatatatttatataagaTCAACTGCTGGTCAATAGTTTAAACCACAAAACACTGTTTATCTGTCAAATATAAATGTGCAGGtctaaaacacagcaggaagaaCTGCAGAGGTCACATCTGATCCCAGGACCACAGAGAGTTCAACATTGGAGCAGCCTGCCCCTTCCTCTGCTTCATCACGACTGAAACTGCTGTGACAGATTAGTGGTGTGTACCTGACATAGCGGAGCTGTGATATCCCATAATGACAGTCCATCAGCGTTTCTGGAACTCGCTCAGATCATTTATAGACGTCTACAGATGGTGTTAGCGTTTAGCGCGTCTCCACCTCGGTCCTCTAATACCCACACAGACACCATCACATCTACAGCGAGTCAGGAGACAAAGTACAGAAATcagacttttcattttctgttctcttAATGACGTTCGTCTGGAGCTGCAGCGCTAATCTAACGAGGGTCCGTGGACCCGGTGCTGAGGTGTTAAAGACCTCTTGTGAGGAACAACCGCAGCCCAGATGAAACTTGGATCTGGTTCCAGATCTTCTACAGTTTCTACAGGAAATCCTCTGGTGGCTGTTTTGTTACCTGAATAATCATTTTAGTGATTTTTAAGAAGCTGAGGATTTGCTGCTAATAAACAGAGATTCTGAATCATGGAATAAAATCACCAATCATCCATTCAGCTGATAAAGGGCCCATCGGTGAATATCTGCAGAATTATGGAATTAGAGAAGAGAATTTATATTAAAACCAGTAAGAAATCACTCAGTTCTTTCTGTGACTCGTGTCCTGCAGCTCAGTGAATCAAACAAATGTGAAACGGGTCAATGAATGAATTACTCTGAGAGGT contains the following coding sequences:
- the amigo3 gene encoding amphoterin-induced protein 3, giving the protein MSYVGGKTGFPQGVVAPALRSASPSWCTVVVLLVCLQLHQMCFIQATICPSQGSSHAGQCLCAADIISCSGLDLEQVPGEMPISAVTLDLSHNRIDQLKGGAFEGLYRLETLRLAHNRLATIDMGAFQNTSGALLQHLDLSSNQLHALKPHYFQDLPGLEELLLFNNRIVQVESRALAGLGNLRKAYLSHNRLTHFPFFSIQEHSHPHLSMLDLSSNRLLKLPLEDISNLPTLVQRGLYLHNNSLECECSMYTLFRHWEQRGYASVSDFRQEHTCRVYGIQKGTVRFFQHARYFEKCNSTGMSEQLREQESSVSVKAGKALLLHCVTTLTSHSVTFLWVSPNQEYVAPPGNNGSLKMFTNGSLEIVAAREEDSGVYWCMALDQQQQRNETREVNVTVVLHHDSEPHESFNTGFTTLLGCVVSLVLVLMYLYLTPCRCPPCPKAPTSATATASLGNETGLGSAQSSILSPTPPATTEGPGRKVSTNKHVVFLEPIREQQNGRLRAGPGTGAVHGHLGTGLLLGPEQHPKIHNQLPHRVGETDSILLSDTAITLP